The Novipirellula caenicola genome includes a region encoding these proteins:
- a CDS encoding DUF1559 domain-containing protein gives MNREAKRRFTGFTLVELLVVIAIIGVLVGLLLPAVQAAREAARRMQCSNNMKQLGLAIQNYHSAYSQFPAGAVDFHGFSRNSRTVSAAIFLMPFMEMNSLHDAFVEDAKKATPGSGPWQSVALQEAGPQAAFLCPSAQNADGTAINGISKCHYVFSTGDAMWHNARNDSQEGSKYARIDPRGPFIPRLNGERNSVRRFRDLLDGTSNTIAMSEVAATPRDQAFVKGDVASFNGMYDGTSALPGPCLTAPLDPNNPRQYQNGADCWRGLILGDGRTVNNRFTTTLPPNSYSCAYGGGNDSWGTYSPSSEHQGGVQTLMFDGAVRFITDSIDSGDLNARQVTSGQSPYGIWGAMGSMDGKETVSYDG, from the coding sequence ATGAATCGTGAAGCAAAGCGTAGATTTACAGGTTTTACTTTAGTCGAGTTGCTTGTGGTGATCGCAATCATCGGCGTATTGGTCGGGCTGCTTCTGCCCGCGGTGCAGGCTGCGCGTGAGGCGGCACGTCGCATGCAATGTTCCAATAATATGAAACAATTGGGGTTGGCGATCCAAAATTACCACTCCGCCTACAGCCAATTTCCTGCTGGCGCAGTGGATTTTCATGGCTTTTCACGCAACAGCCGCACAGTCAGCGCAGCGATCTTCTTGATGCCGTTTATGGAGATGAATTCGCTTCACGACGCGTTTGTCGAAGACGCCAAAAAGGCGACACCGGGATCTGGTCCCTGGCAAAGCGTGGCACTGCAAGAGGCCGGACCCCAAGCTGCGTTCCTCTGCCCATCAGCACAAAATGCCGATGGTACGGCGATCAACGGTATCTCGAAGTGCCATTATGTCTTTAGCACCGGTGATGCCATGTGGCATAACGCGAGAAATGATTCTCAGGAAGGAAGCAAGTACGCCCGGATTGATCCACGCGGCCCGTTCATTCCTCGGCTGAACGGCGAACGAAATTCGGTTCGTCGTTTTCGTGACCTTCTTGATGGAACCAGCAATACCATTGCGATGAGTGAAGTTGCGGCAACGCCCCGCGATCAAGCGTTTGTCAAAGGCGATGTCGCTAGTTTCAATGGAATGTATGACGGAACATCGGCGCTTCCCGGTCCCTGCTTGACCGCACCGCTGGATCCAAATAATCCACGTCAATATCAAAACGGCGCGGATTGCTGGCGTGGTTTGATTCTCGGCGATGGCCGGACCGTCAACAATCGCTTCACCACCACCCTGCCTCCGAACTCGTACTCGTGTGCCTACGGCGGGGGGAACGATAGCTGGGGGACCTATTCGCCGTCGAGCGAACATCAGGGAGGCGTGCAGACGTTGATGTTCGATGGAGCCGTTCGCTTTATCACCGACTCGATCGATTCGGGCGACCTCAACGCACGTCAAGTCACCTCCGGCCAAAGTCCGTACGGGATTTGGGGAGCGATGGGATCGATGGACGGAAAAGAAACCGTCTCGTATGACGGTTGA
- a CDS encoding FliA/WhiG family RNA polymerase sigma factor encodes MAATVTTDDEILQVWQDFKKITKDAAEYEDLRNRLVERYMPLVRYNGERIWQRLPDGVELDDLISAGIFGLMDAIDAYDMERGVKFETYCVPRIRGAMLDELRTMDWVPRLVRSKASKLAAAKKELETKFGRAPTNLELSEKMEIPVAELEKMQSDANAVGVVSLNKKWYETDSYKDVREIDVLEDKKGEDPTIRVQKNDLMRLVTKGLNRNERLIIILYYYEELTMKEIGATLDLSESRVSQMHTSIVNRLQQQLGPRRIEFGA; translated from the coding sequence ATGGCAGCGACAGTCACAACCGACGATGAGATTCTGCAAGTCTGGCAAGACTTCAAGAAAATCACCAAGGACGCAGCAGAATACGAAGATTTACGCAATCGGTTGGTCGAACGCTACATGCCGCTGGTTCGCTACAACGGCGAACGTATTTGGCAACGGCTTCCCGATGGAGTCGAATTGGATGACTTGATCAGTGCCGGAATCTTCGGCTTGATGGATGCCATCGACGCGTATGATATGGAACGCGGCGTCAAGTTCGAAACGTATTGTGTGCCACGGATTCGTGGTGCCATGCTGGACGAACTTCGCACCATGGACTGGGTTCCTCGTTTGGTTCGCAGCAAAGCCAGCAAGCTTGCCGCAGCCAAGAAAGAACTTGAAACCAAATTTGGCCGAGCTCCTACCAACTTGGAACTGTCCGAGAAGATGGAGATTCCGGTGGCGGAATTGGAAAAGATGCAATCCGACGCCAATGCAGTCGGCGTCGTTTCACTGAACAAGAAGTGGTACGAAACGGATAGCTACAAGGACGTTCGCGAAATCGACGTGCTTGAAGACAAGAAGGGCGAAGACCCGACGATCCGTGTGCAAAAGAACGACTTGATGCGTTTGGTCACCAAAGGCCTAAACCGCAACGAGCGATTGATCATCATTCTTTATTACTACGAAGAATTGACGATGAAAGAAATCGGTGCGACCCTCGATTTATCGGAATCGCGAGTTAGCCAGATGCACACTTCGATCGTCAACCGATTGCAACAGCAACTCGGACCACGCCGCATCGAATTTGGTGCCTAA
- a CDS encoding sigma-70 family RNA polymerase sigma factor: MDKFDHPELLQRIKQHDAEALARYIDLNRGQLAGFLKSITGEHLLAVVELDDLIQEVSTAALSSLDSAPFDQYEPMQWLQQIARRRVVDAHRFHFGAKRRDAGRQRSIHAANSGGTAALGLEQMLVASMTSPSAALSRDIRMVRMQEAIEQLSDEQKQSIRMRYVEGLPTKEIAAKLGKTDVAIRVLLSRSMRLLETQLQDVKPSE; the protein is encoded by the coding sequence ATGGATAAATTCGATCACCCCGAACTTCTGCAACGGATCAAACAGCACGATGCCGAGGCGTTGGCGAGGTACATTGACCTGAACCGAGGCCAACTTGCCGGCTTTCTTAAATCGATCACCGGAGAACATTTGTTGGCCGTGGTCGAACTGGATGATTTGATCCAGGAGGTCTCTACCGCGGCGCTGTCGAGTCTCGATTCGGCTCCCTTTGACCAGTACGAGCCCATGCAATGGCTGCAGCAGATCGCTCGCCGCCGGGTTGTCGATGCCCACCGCTTTCATTTTGGCGCGAAACGTCGAGACGCGGGTCGCCAACGATCGATTCACGCAGCAAATTCAGGTGGCACCGCGGCGTTGGGACTCGAACAGATGCTGGTCGCCAGCATGACGTCGCCCAGTGCGGCACTGAGCCGTGACATTCGTATGGTTCGCATGCAAGAGGCAATCGAACAACTGTCCGACGAGCAGAAGCAGTCGATCCGCATGCGATACGTCGAAGGGTTACCGACCAAAGAAATCGCCGCCAAGCTAGGCAAAACCGATGTGGCCATCCGCGTGCTGCTGTCGCGAAGCATGCGGCTACTCGAAACGCAGCTTCAGGACGTCAAACCGAGCGAATGA
- a CDS encoding carboxypeptidase regulatory-like domain-containing protein has protein sequence MFLNLPRLAFLGTVLSVLVGCASEEMPEGLPELYPVTLTVHQGGAPLSGASVQLIAADPTLSKWVTGGSTDENGEAVVMTHGKYAGAPAGKFKVTVNKTQTEGSANGNDPSVSSQVIMFDLVDAKYRVVTTTPIEVEVTAGENKLDAIEVGAAVKDAAAKL, from the coding sequence ATGTTTTTAAATCTACCTCGGTTGGCATTCTTGGGGACCGTGTTGTCGGTCTTGGTTGGTTGTGCAAGCGAAGAGATGCCGGAGGGACTTCCGGAACTCTATCCCGTGACTCTCACGGTACATCAGGGTGGTGCGCCGCTGTCCGGAGCGAGTGTGCAGCTGATCGCAGCGGATCCTACACTTAGCAAGTGGGTGACCGGCGGCAGCACAGATGAGAACGGCGAGGCTGTCGTGATGACCCATGGCAAGTACGCCGGCGCTCCAGCGGGGAAGTTCAAGGTGACCGTGAATAAAACCCAAACCGAAGGCAGTGCCAACGGGAACGATCCCAGCGTTTCAAGCCAGGTCATCATGTTCGATCTGGTTGACGCCAAGTACCGAGTCGTGACCACCACTCCGATCGAAGTCGAAGTCACCGCCGGCGAAAACAAGCTGGACGCGATCGAGGTCGGCGCGGCGGTCAAAGACGCAGCGGCGAAGCTGTAA
- a CDS encoding DUF1559 domain-containing protein, giving the protein MKRVTKDKYAGFTLVELLVVIAIIGVLVGLLLPAVQAAREAARRMQCSNHMKQLGLALQNYHSTYDQFPAGAVDFHGYSFGASRSVSAAIFIMPFMEMNSLYEAFVEDAKIAVPESGAWESPSLQAAGPQSSFLCPSAANADGTAVNGVSKCHYVFSTGDAMWHNARNDSQESSTYSRIDSRSMFVPQIDGERNSKRRFRDLLDGTSNTIAMSEVAGTPRDVAFVKGDVASFNGMYDGTTALPGPCLTAPLDANNPRLYQNGADCWRGLILGDGRTINNRFTTTLPPNSYSCAYGGGNDSWGTYSPSSEHQGGVQTLMFDGAVRFITDSIDSGDLNARQVTSGESPYGVWGAMGSPAGSETKMFSN; this is encoded by the coding sequence ATGAAGCGTGTGACGAAAGACAAGTACGCAGGTTTTACTTTGGTTGAGCTGTTAGTGGTAATTGCCATTATCGGCGTATTGGTTGGGCTGCTGTTGCCGGCGGTGCAGGCGGCTCGCGAAGCTGCGCGTCGGATGCAGTGTTCCAACCATATGAAGCAGTTGGGATTGGCCCTGCAGAACTATCACTCGACATACGATCAGTTTCCTGCCGGGGCGGTCGATTTTCATGGCTATTCCTTCGGCGCGTCTCGCTCGGTCAGCGCGGCGATCTTCATCATGCCGTTCATGGAAATGAATTCGCTGTACGAAGCGTTCGTCGAAGACGCCAAGATCGCCGTGCCTGAATCGGGAGCCTGGGAAAGTCCTTCGCTGCAAGCGGCCGGGCCTCAATCATCGTTCCTTTGCCCATCGGCCGCCAACGCCGATGGAACCGCGGTCAATGGGGTGTCGAAGTGTCACTATGTCTTTAGTACCGGAGACGCGATGTGGCATAACGCGAGAAACGATTCGCAAGAGTCCAGTACCTACTCACGCATTGATTCACGCAGCATGTTCGTTCCGCAGATTGACGGCGAGCGAAATTCAAAACGGCGTTTTCGAGATTTGCTCGATGGCACCAGCAACACGATCGCTATGAGTGAGGTTGCCGGAACGCCGCGAGACGTCGCCTTCGTCAAAGGGGACGTCGCCAGTTTTAATGGGATGTATGACGGCACCACCGCGCTACCGGGGCCTTGCTTGACCGCGCCGCTGGACGCGAACAACCCTCGTCTGTATCAAAACGGCGCCGACTGTTGGCGAGGGCTGATCCTGGGTGACGGGCGAACGATCAACAATCGCTTCACTACCACGCTGCCTCCGAACTCGTACTCGTGTGCTTACGGCGGCGGTAACGACAGTTGGGGGACGTATTCGCCGTCGAGCGAACATCAGGGAGGCGTGCAGACGTTGATGTTCGATGGAGCCGTTCGCTTCATCACCGATTCGATCGATTCGGGGGACCTCAATGCTCGCCAAGTGACCAGCGGAGAAAGTCCATACGGTGTTTGGGGCGCGATGGGATCACCCGCAGGTAGTGAGACCAAGATGTTTTCAAACTAG
- a CDS encoding serine protease, with the protein MTLLRPHGVFSPACYALFALTFVTAMTQSARADADKYSKTLQSTVWIITSDAENETSTGTGVFVDVDKRLVLTNAHVVGDSRSAVVFFADIKNGLPEVKRKHYLDNVLKLAQPGKVVAVDRRRDLALIQLPDVPARAKVIEIADASTKPGSAVDVIGNPGGSDVLWVNTSGTVRSVYDKKFKSNHGEHDFKVVEIQSPIKPGDSGGPVVDNEGKLVAIAQSFSPESPLISYCVDATEIKAFIGGSWKEAPLPTKDLLEAANITHTKHSTGHYQVEQEVSGGAKQTVFVAKETEYFKRADVRKIWSLVSVSKDAPSSELMMRLLRQSSATKMGSWAVEKNSSGEHMIIFVAKLDATAPSEAVQGTIEYVGRIAGAMHKELNPSKDQKTAKETLASWLAK; encoded by the coding sequence ATGACCCTTTTGCGACCCCATGGCGTCTTTTCGCCAGCCTGTTACGCCCTATTCGCATTGACCTTTGTCACCGCGATGACACAATCCGCCCGCGCCGACGCTGACAAATACAGCAAAACGTTGCAATCAACCGTCTGGATCATCACCAGCGATGCCGAAAACGAAACCTCTACCGGAACCGGAGTCTTTGTCGATGTGGACAAGCGACTCGTGCTCACCAACGCTCATGTGGTGGGCGACAGCCGCTCGGCCGTGGTCTTTTTTGCCGATATCAAAAACGGACTGCCCGAAGTCAAACGGAAACATTATCTCGACAACGTGCTGAAACTTGCCCAACCGGGCAAGGTCGTCGCAGTGGACCGCCGCCGCGATTTGGCCCTCATTCAGCTGCCCGATGTGCCCGCACGAGCCAAGGTGATCGAGATCGCCGACGCCAGCACCAAGCCCGGTTCGGCGGTCGATGTGATCGGAAACCCCGGCGGAAGCGACGTTTTGTGGGTTAACACCTCGGGAACAGTCCGCTCGGTGTACGACAAGAAATTCAAATCCAACCACGGCGAACACGATTTCAAAGTGGTCGAAATCCAAAGCCCGATCAAACCAGGCGATAGTGGCGGACCCGTCGTCGACAACGAAGGCAAATTGGTCGCAATCGCCCAGTCGTTTTCGCCCGAAAGTCCGCTGATTAGCTACTGCGTCGACGCGACCGAAATCAAAGCATTCATCGGCGGCTCGTGGAAAGAAGCCCCGCTGCCGACTAAAGATCTGCTCGAGGCCGCCAACATCACTCATACCAAGCACTCAACCGGTCATTATCAAGTCGAACAGGAAGTATCCGGAGGCGCAAAACAGACCGTTTTTGTTGCCAAAGAGACCGAGTACTTCAAACGAGCCGATGTGCGGAAGATCTGGTCGCTCGTCTCGGTTTCTAAAGACGCTCCGAGCAGCGAGCTGATGATGCGATTGCTCCGTCAAAGCTCGGCTACCAAAATGGGCTCGTGGGCCGTGGAAAAGAATTCGTCCGGTGAACACATGATCATTTTTGTAGCCAAGCTCGACGCCACCGCACCGTCGGAAGCCGTGCAAGGAACGATCGAGTACGTCGGACGTATTGCCGGAGCGATGCACAAGGAGCTGAACCCCAGCAAAGACCAGAAGACCGCGAAGGAGACGTTGGCATCCTGGCTCGCCAAATAA
- a CDS encoding serine/threonine-protein kinase, which translates to MKNQVHSSDRQDDMDAVIQACLEKLVQRDSVQQPAELRNLLPDADSELRHFVLVELIKLDMAIAADAGTLHGIEYYVDAMPDLLSMETVPLDLLMEEIQLRKDFGETPSHDEYLRRFPQHEALLDQMLTRIEATRSVEKCGRPAEIPVGRQVDDFLILAKLGQGAIAQVYLARQISMHRLVALKVSHGSGDESQALAQFDHPNIVRVFDQRTVSEQSLHLLYMQYHPGGTLADVVQLVRQSDRSERCSRLLLDSVDQNLLRAAQVVPDRSAVRKWIETAPWPTVVAWMGMQLAKALDEAHACGVLHRDVKPANVLLSAECIPQLADFNVSFAGAAGRAGAAASFGGSIAYMAPEHLRAISSKLLDEPEKVQEPADLYSLAVTLWELWQGERPFVCDPIAGSWSEAVTNQLAARGQPLKEPLRSQTASERVLEKVLRKALSLDPKDRFVDGAEMAGRLRLSLHPETATLFDPPEKSLAMTLSKWSPWIVTSVILLLPNMISGCLNYQYNYHHVMETPETKEGLRIVSWVVNLTFFPFAAVIAIWYTRRIVRAVDSVRRGVRVDPSDLSETLELGHRAALIGGSLWLIAGVVFPLVLSKIFSSFSITQAVHLFMSSLICGGVAMIYPYFGMALVATLVFYPRCLSGTMQDPQFDQRADQILYRSEWYFLIAAIIPLLGVALLVTTEGASQLFTLTALAAGVIGLFASFFAYRFIVNTWKQMDAVLSRRTSMVPGELTAAS; encoded by the coding sequence ATGAAAAATCAGGTCCACTCCAGCGATCGCCAAGACGATATGGACGCCGTGATCCAGGCGTGTCTTGAAAAGCTTGTTCAGCGTGATTCGGTCCAGCAACCTGCGGAATTGCGGAACCTGTTGCCCGACGCGGATTCCGAATTACGGCATTTCGTGTTGGTCGAACTGATCAAATTGGATATGGCCATCGCAGCCGACGCGGGGACGCTGCACGGCATCGAGTATTATGTCGATGCGATGCCCGACCTGCTCTCGATGGAAACGGTTCCGCTGGATTTGTTAATGGAAGAAATCCAGCTGCGAAAGGATTTTGGCGAGACGCCATCGCATGATGAATACCTGCGACGGTTCCCTCAGCACGAAGCGCTGCTGGATCAAATGTTGACGCGGATCGAGGCAACGCGTTCGGTCGAAAAATGTGGTCGTCCCGCCGAAATTCCGGTCGGCCGTCAAGTCGATGATTTTTTGATTCTTGCCAAGCTTGGCCAAGGGGCAATCGCACAGGTCTATTTGGCTCGCCAAATTTCGATGCACCGCTTGGTGGCACTCAAGGTTTCGCACGGCAGCGGTGATGAGTCGCAGGCGCTTGCTCAGTTTGATCATCCCAATATTGTTCGCGTCTTTGATCAGCGAACCGTTTCCGAACAATCACTACATCTGTTGTACATGCAGTATCATCCCGGCGGTACCTTGGCCGATGTCGTGCAGTTAGTGCGGCAGTCGGACCGCTCGGAACGATGCAGTCGTTTGCTGCTCGATTCGGTAGACCAAAACTTACTTCGCGCCGCGCAGGTGGTGCCTGATCGATCGGCGGTGCGAAAATGGATCGAAACCGCGCCCTGGCCGACGGTGGTTGCATGGATGGGAATGCAGCTAGCCAAGGCGCTTGACGAAGCTCATGCATGCGGTGTTCTGCATCGTGATGTGAAACCCGCGAATGTGTTGTTGTCGGCCGAGTGCATTCCCCAACTCGCCGATTTCAATGTCAGCTTTGCGGGAGCCGCGGGCCGCGCCGGCGCGGCGGCCTCGTTCGGCGGTTCGATCGCCTACATGGCACCCGAACATTTGCGTGCGATTAGTTCGAAGCTGCTCGATGAACCTGAGAAAGTCCAAGAGCCTGCGGATTTGTATTCACTCGCGGTCACACTGTGGGAGCTGTGGCAAGGCGAACGGCCGTTTGTCTGTGATCCCATTGCGGGGTCTTGGAGCGAGGCGGTGACGAATCAGTTGGCGGCGCGCGGGCAACCGCTGAAAGAACCGCTGCGTTCGCAGACCGCGTCGGAACGTGTGCTTGAAAAGGTACTTCGCAAGGCGTTGTCGTTGGATCCCAAGGATCGTTTTGTCGATGGTGCCGAGATGGCGGGCCGGCTGCGATTGTCGCTGCACCCGGAAACCGCGACGCTGTTCGATCCTCCTGAGAAATCTTTGGCGATGACGCTCTCGAAATGGTCACCTTGGATCGTCACCAGTGTGATTTTGTTATTGCCGAACATGATCAGCGGCTGTTTAAATTATCAGTACAACTATCATCATGTGATGGAAACGCCCGAGACCAAAGAAGGACTGCGAATCGTTTCATGGGTGGTCAATTTGACGTTCTTTCCTTTTGCCGCGGTCATCGCGATTTGGTACACGCGGCGGATTGTACGCGCCGTCGATTCGGTTCGTCGAGGTGTTCGCGTGGATCCATCGGACCTTAGTGAGACGTTGGAACTCGGGCACCGCGCGGCATTGATCGGTGGATCGTTGTGGTTGATCGCCGGCGTGGTGTTTCCGCTTGTACTCTCGAAGATCTTTTCCAGTTTTAGCATCACGCAAGCGGTCCATCTTTTCATGTCATCACTGATCTGTGGCGGCGTGGCGATGATCTATCCGTACTTTGGTATGGCGCTAGTGGCCACGCTAGTGTTTTATCCCCGTTGTTTGAGCGGGACGATGCAAGACCCGCAATTCGATCAACGCGCGGACCAGATTCTGTATCGTAGCGAATGGTATTTTTTGATCGCGGCGATCATTCCGCTGCTCGGAGTGGCCCTGCTGGTTACCACCGAAGGTGCATCGCAGTTGTTCACGTTGACGGCGCTGGCAGCAGGGGTCATTGGGTTGTTCGCTTCGTTTTTTGCTTATCGGTTTATCGTCAACACTTGGAAGCAGATGGATGCGGTACTGTCCAGGCGAACGTCAATGGTTCCCGGCGAGTTGACCGCCGCGTCATGA
- a CDS encoding AAA family ATPase, with the protein MHIRTFRAASLQDALEEIRQQMGPDASVLHTRQVRDGWMGWLGRTYVEVTAGLRDAIDANGRPSLESDDLEENTFAPEEDASPRQSVFMHSASMLAGPLQAYREQLIDSGVAAITADRWLRATESFAAGLGETHGQPWMEHLQRSIARELRLGGPIRTQPGSKHIVALVGPTGVGKTTTIAKLAAGFRIQERRRIGLVTIDTFRIAAVQQLEAYAEIMDLPMEVVEKPAEMQPAIERLGDVDLVLIDTAGRSPSSDARIDQLVELLRMAQPDETHLVMAATSSVSTVRSVLRGFAPARPTAAILTKLDEATNTAGVLSALSSSDSLPRIPLSYLTNGQQVPDDIQVASAETLLSRLLPTTLQNQHLDAA; encoded by the coding sequence ATGCATATTCGCACCTTCCGAGCCGCCAGTCTTCAAGACGCCCTTGAAGAAATTCGCCAGCAGATGGGCCCCGACGCTTCGGTGCTGCATACTCGCCAAGTCCGCGATGGATGGATGGGATGGCTGGGCCGCACCTATGTCGAAGTCACCGCGGGATTGCGAGACGCGATCGATGCGAACGGACGCCCGTCGCTTGAATCCGACGATCTTGAAGAAAACACATTCGCCCCCGAAGAAGACGCATCGCCGCGGCAGAGCGTTTTCATGCATTCGGCTTCGATGTTGGCCGGTCCACTGCAAGCGTATCGCGAACAATTGATCGATTCCGGCGTGGCCGCGATCACCGCAGACCGCTGGTTACGCGCGACTGAAAGCTTCGCTGCGGGGCTGGGTGAAACTCATGGCCAACCATGGATGGAACATCTGCAGCGATCGATCGCTCGCGAATTGCGGCTCGGCGGACCGATCCGCACGCAGCCTGGTTCAAAGCACATTGTCGCGTTGGTGGGTCCGACCGGTGTCGGTAAAACGACCACGATTGCCAAGTTAGCAGCAGGTTTCCGCATCCAAGAGCGGCGTCGGATTGGTTTAGTGACGATCGATACCTTCCGGATCGCCGCGGTCCAGCAGCTCGAGGCCTATGCCGAAATCATGGACTTGCCGATGGAGGTGGTCGAGAAACCGGCCGAGATGCAGCCCGCGATCGAACGGCTTGGCGATGTCGATTTGGTGTTAATTGATACCGCAGGCCGCAGCCCATCGAGTGACGCTCGGATCGATCAACTTGTCGAGCTATTGCGAATGGCGCAGCCGGATGAAACTCATTTGGTGATGGCGGCGACCAGTTCCGTCTCGACCGTCCGATCGGTGCTTCGCGGGTTCGCCCCGGCGCGACCGACCGCTGCGATCTTGACCAAGCTAGACGAAGCGACGAACACCGCAGGGGTGTTATCGGCGCTCTCGTCATCGGACTCGTTGCCTCGCATTCCGCTGAGCTACCTGACCAATGGACAACAAGTCCCCGACGACATTCAAGTGGCAAGCGCCGAGACATTATTGTCGCGTTTGCTGCCTACGACATTACAGAACCAACATTTAGACGCAGCTTAA
- the flhA gene encoding flagellar biosynthesis protein FlhA — translation MLSVLLRYRDLVLPVGIIGCLVVILVPLPAILMDLLLALNITVGVIILLTTIYVATPLEFSIFPSLLLATTLARLVLNVATTRLILTGADTLKMEAAGGVIQNFGEFVAGDRIEVGIIIFLIIVLIQFIVITKGSTRISEVAARFALDGMPGRQMAIDADLNAGLIDEKEAQRRREEVSSQADFYGAMDGASKFVRGDAIAGIVITVVNVIGGLYIGVMHAGMTISEAGALFTKLTIGDGLVSQVPALLISLAAGLLVTRSTQKVNLPVQFLQQLFGNAKALTVAGSFLLLLIVTSLPTIPMATLGIGCIGLAIVMNRSNTREIDEKQVRENAEKAAAAAPPEKRVEDFLTIDPMEMTIGLGLLSLADPARGGDLMQRITGVRNSIASDIGIVLPKVRVRDEMSLDQSEYEIRIAGNTIARATVRPDKLLAIDSGQTTGTIEGEPTRDPTFGEPAVWIDPMRREQAAIYGYTTVEPGAVLATHLQEVARRHADELLSRDATKHLIDELKEVSPAVVDELIPGAMKISEVQQVLHLLLREDVPIRQLSIILETLGDFASRTKDPVLLCEYVRHRLARTISTRYRDEHNQLHVLALDPAMEDRIAAGIEHTERGLFVRMSPQAVDLTCDRIQEAVKKLITAGYPPILLVSPRIRPGLRQITSPSMPRLRILSYNEVTQDTKIESHGVVSDT, via the coding sequence GTGCTGTCAGTTCTACTTCGTTATCGCGATTTAGTGTTGCCAGTCGGCATCATCGGCTGTCTCGTCGTGATCCTTGTCCCGCTGCCAGCAATCCTGATGGATCTGTTGCTAGCATTAAATATCACCGTCGGCGTGATCATTTTGCTGACGACCATCTACGTCGCCACGCCGCTGGAATTCAGCATTTTTCCATCCTTATTGTTAGCCACCACGCTTGCCCGTTTGGTGTTAAACGTGGCAACAACACGGCTGATTTTGACCGGTGCGGATACCTTAAAAATGGAGGCCGCCGGCGGGGTCATTCAAAACTTTGGCGAATTTGTCGCCGGTGACCGGATCGAAGTCGGGATCATCATCTTTTTGATCATCGTATTGATCCAGTTCATCGTGATCACTAAAGGTTCGACCCGGATTAGTGAAGTCGCAGCCCGTTTTGCCTTGGATGGAATGCCAGGCCGTCAGATGGCGATTGACGCCGATTTGAATGCCGGTTTGATCGATGAAAAAGAAGCGCAGCGGCGACGTGAAGAGGTCAGCTCGCAAGCCGATTTTTACGGGGCGATGGATGGTGCGAGTAAGTTCGTGCGGGGGGATGCCATTGCGGGCATCGTGATTACGGTCGTCAACGTGATTGGCGGTCTCTATATCGGTGTGATGCACGCCGGAATGACGATCAGCGAAGCGGGTGCGTTGTTTACCAAATTGACGATCGGTGACGGGTTGGTCAGCCAAGTCCCCGCTCTATTGATCTCGCTTGCCGCCGGTTTGCTCGTCACACGAAGCACGCAGAAAGTCAATTTGCCGGTTCAATTCCTGCAACAACTTTTTGGAAACGCCAAAGCATTGACGGTAGCGGGCAGCTTTTTGTTGCTGTTGATCGTCACCAGCTTGCCCACGATTCCAATGGCAACCTTGGGAATTGGCTGCATTGGATTGGCGATTGTGATGAATCGCAGCAACACACGCGAGATTGATGAGAAGCAGGTTCGCGAGAATGCCGAGAAGGCAGCGGCCGCGGCGCCACCGGAAAAACGGGTCGAAGACTTTTTGACCATCGACCCGATGGAGATGACGATCGGTCTGGGATTGCTCAGTTTGGCCGATCCAGCACGCGGTGGCGACTTGATGCAGCGAATCACCGGCGTTCGCAATTCGATCGCCTCAGATATCGGCATCGTACTGCCGAAAGTCCGAGTGCGTGACGAGATGAGTTTGGATCAAAGCGAGTACGAGATTCGGATTGCGGGGAACACGATTGCCCGCGCAACCGTCCGTCCCGACAAACTGCTTGCGATCGACAGCGGTCAAACCACCGGCACGATCGAAGGCGAACCAACACGTGACCCGACCTTCGGCGAACCCGCGGTCTGGATCGACCCAATGCGTCGCGAACAGGCGGCGATCTATGGCTACACGACGGTCGAACCAGGTGCAGTGCTAGCAACCCACTTACAAGAGGTCGCTCGTCGTCATGCCGACGAACTGCTTTCCCGCGACGCCACGAAACATCTAATCGACGAGCTGAAAGAAGTTTCACCGGCGGTGGTCGATGAATTGATCCCCGGCGCGATGAAGATCAGTGAAGTCCAGCAAGTGTTGCATCTATTGCTACGAGAAGACGTTCCGATTCGTCAATTGAGCATCATTTTAGAAACGCTTGGCGATTTTGCATCTCGCACCAAAGACCCGGTGTTGTTATGTGAGTACGTGCGTCATCGATTGGCTCGCACGATCAGCACACGTTATCGCGACGAGCACAATCAATTGCATGTCTTGGCGCTGGATCCTGCGATGGAAGACCGCATTGCAGCGGGGATCGAACATACCGAACGAGGACTTTTTGTCAGAATGAGTCCTCAAGCGGTAGACCTCACTTGCGACAGAATCCAAGAAGCCGTTAAGAAACTGATTACCGCTGGCTACCCGCCGATTTTATTGGTCAGCCCTCGCATTCGTCCGGGGCTTCGCCAAATCACCTCGCCGTCGATGCCACGTTTAAGAATCCTGTCGTACAACGAAGTGACTCAGGATACGAAGATCGAATCCCACGGAGTTGTCAGTGACACGTAA